The following proteins are encoded in a genomic region of Candidatus Dormiibacterota bacterium:
- a CDS encoding class I SAM-dependent methyltransferase, with protein sequence MEAKPKADWGQIVSERYSSDALPYRDLWAPLLLPHGLELLASLPLSSTSRIIDVGSGCGALLPGIQSRAPGAMVMAIDRALGMLAVAPVEVPRAVMDAGRLGLASASIDAVVLAFVLFHTADPQEVLIEARRVLRSGGVIGATTWDGDPRFPAQRAWIEELDSRGAAPAVPEMMSNHEPVCTPERMRGLLQRAGFGSIRTWNHRFGHAYTLEEFIAVRTKLGWSKRRVDSLASETRETFLCSARLRLEKMSPRDFVDEAEIVFATGVAR encoded by the coding sequence TTGGAAGCGAAGCCGAAGGCAGACTGGGGTCAGATCGTCTCCGAGAGGTACTCATCCGACGCCCTGCCCTATCGGGATCTCTGGGCGCCTCTCCTGCTCCCTCACGGGCTGGAGCTCCTCGCTTCGCTGCCGCTTTCTTCGACCTCCCGAATCATCGACGTCGGGTCGGGCTGCGGAGCGCTATTGCCTGGGATCCAGAGCCGCGCTCCTGGAGCCATGGTGATGGCGATCGACAGGGCCCTCGGCATGCTCGCCGTCGCGCCCGTCGAGGTTCCACGCGCGGTGATGGACGCCGGCCGTCTCGGGCTGGCATCCGCCTCGATTGACGCTGTGGTTCTGGCATTCGTCCTGTTCCACACCGCCGATCCTCAGGAAGTGCTGATCGAGGCACGGCGGGTTCTTCGGTCGGGAGGGGTGATCGGGGCCACAACCTGGGACGGCGACCCGCGCTTCCCGGCGCAGCGAGCCTGGATCGAGGAGTTGGACTCCCGTGGCGCTGCGCCGGCCGTTCCGGAGATGATGTCGAACCACGAACCGGTCTGCACTCCGGAGCGCATGCGTGGTCTGTTACAGCGGGCCGGTTTCGGGTCAATTCGAACCTGGAACCATCGCTTCGGGCACGCCTACACCCTCGAGGAATTCATAGCGGTGCGAACGAAGCTCGGATGGAGCAAGCGCCGCGTAGACTCCCTGGCCTCCGAGACGCGGGAAACGTTCCTTTGCAGCGCCCGCCTGCGCCTGGAGAAGATGAGCCCGCGTGATTTTGTCGACGAGGCGGAGATCGTCTTCGCGACCGGCGTCGCCCGCTGA